From the Glycine max cultivar Williams 82 chromosome 11, Glycine_max_v4.0, whole genome shotgun sequence genome, the window CTACTCGGACTAATTTACTTGAatctattttcatctttttttaaaaaaatattctaaacaccataaatagttgattaaattattattttcttggtgaaaaagataaaacatataacaaaaaatatggtGTTCAGTtaaatgtatattatttttattttattttaaaattaattaaaatattttaagatatagaGTAAGATTAGTAATCGAATAcacaatatgaaaaaaatgaatgtattactaaataatgaaaaaatcgttcaaaacaaattaaatttaaaagcactaaaatcaataaaattttcttaaaaaatctaaaacaaaaatttgtcATATTTGTTGGTATTAATGACATATTTgaacttaaatataataaaatatcattcctTTTCTTTCCACGCTGAATCACCAATTTAAACATATATTAGAAGAGTTTTTTTATCAGTTAAAgaatattactaattaaaaaaaagatcattatataaaatttgagactcacatattttttctaaaaaaaaaaatactcaaatatatttgttaaaaattccatgaattttatgaaataaaaagaacaatactactttaaatgaataaaaaaaagagcgATTAAGTTTTGACGGGGGCATAAAATGGCTAGTTTGACCAAACAGGAATATTTGGATATGGACCCATTGCAAAATGCTCTAAACACTGCGTTTCCCGCCATTTCCCGCGAAAACCCCAACTTAATTTCCACAGTAACATAGATGGTGCAATGCGAGAGTGATTGCAGAGAAAAAATGGAGGGAACAGGAGCAGGAACCGCAACAGGGTGTTACAAGTGCGGCAAACCTGGTCACTGGTCACGAGATTGCCCTTTCTCCGCTCCCAATCCAAACCCTAACTCTAACACCGCCACCACTCCCAATCCCAATACTCCAAATCCTTCTTCGTCTTCTTTCAAGTCCAGATCCGCCACCGAAAAGCCCAAGAAGCTCCCCCGAACAAAACCCAAACTCACACCGGAGCTTCTTCTCTCCGACGACGGCCTCGGTTACGTCCTCCGCTATTTCCCTCGCGAGTTCAAATACCGTGGTCGCGGCCACGAGGTAATTATTCACtttcttattcttttaatttaacataCGGCGTGTAACATTcgtcactgttttttttttttttagtttcattaacaataataactatTTATTCGTAACTTTTTCCTCTCTACGTTAAGCATCCTTTGATTTGTTTTATGATGCGTGTGCTTGCTTTGTGTTAGGTTCGCGATTTGGGTAATCTGCTTCGGTTGTACACCGAATGGCACTCTCGCTTGCTCCCTTATTACTCTTTCAATCAGTTTGTTCACAAAGTAGAGAAAGTTGCTGCTACTAGGCGTGTAAAGGTACGTACTCTTTCTCCTCAACTGTCTATTTCTTTAGTGTTACATATTGGCATGCaactatgaataaataaatataaattaagtatGATAGTGTATAGGGTCACACTGTTAGGTTAGGTGTCTGTGTACTGCCCACGCTGTCTAATTATCCCTCCTTttggaaaattaattaactttaatcAACCTGGTTGTTAAATTGTACATAATTATCATGTGAATTTCAGATAATTATGCAGCTATTAATTTGATATCACACGTGGGTATTTTTGGGACAATACTTAGATGTAGTTCCTTGGGTGCTTTTGATGTCgttcttcaattaaaatttgagtttCACCTTggtaacctgcaaaacaaaggtATACCAAACTGAAACCTTAATTTTGTTATAGTGATTGAAGAGAACAGCTGCCAAAGCCCATTGTGACCAAAACCTATCCAAAGGAACAAGTCAACATGTACTTGCTTCGAAGTAGTTTGTTGATGCTAAATATGTACATATTAGCTATAGTCGTACATAGAGGATGAAAATTCTTCAATCTACGAACCCAACATCTATGTTTCTAGAACAGTCTGTCATAAAAGATTTTCAGTCAATTGTTTTTGAATTCAGTTGATACTTAGATGATATAAGAATATGAAGTTCTCCATTTTTTCTGCTGTTTCTTTTAATATGATGTCTTCATTCTTAGTGACTATTTGCTAACTGTTTTTTTCCTGCACTCTGACCAGACTTGCCTTAGAGAATTGAGAGAAAGAGTTGCAAGTGGTGGAGATCCAACAAAACTGCGTGAACCACCTGTTGTGCATGACATTCCATCTGATGAGCACGGTATCTACTTTATACATTGCTTTTGCTTGCTACCAAGTTCTCTAGATACATTAGTCTcgttggttttaagtttttaccTATTATTCTAATGGATCTGtgattacaaattaattacataGAACGTCCAATAGGACATACATTGTATTGCATGCTATTTTCAGTTAGGATCAATAATCAACTCAAATAGTTGATGGTGTTCAAAGTATGGTTAATGAGGACTGCATATTGACTTAGCCACCTCTTTATTTAGTtcagaaatatttttaactacaAATTCCTTTCTTCAAGTATATGTATATATCTCTTAATTGTTAAATTGCTCAACAGGTAGGATCTTATGATTGAtaatttgatcctttagcaAATTGACCAATTCTAGGTTCGATCTTAATTTAGACAAACTTCCCCAGGACTAATTTCAAGCAGGGTAACCATCTGATTCAATATAATTCACTAGAACATTGCTATGATGATTGACAATAATTAATTAGGTTTTATTTGTTTACTTCCTTATGAATCTTTTCTATATCCTTACTTCAGGATTTTCTGTATCTGCTGAAGATGGGGGAGCAACTCATCAAGAGGCAGATTTGTTTGCAGAATTCGAAAATGTTAATGACATTCAGGAAGATATGCTTAATGATATATATGATAAAGCTACTGAAGTAAGTAAATTTACTTTAAACAAAATTCATTCATTATCATGTAATGTGTTTTATGTATTTGTGAAAACACATTTGAATGTTTTGCTTGGTGAAAGAAGCATTATCAATATTTATCTACATCAATCAGGAGGAAATAtgtataattatcttttaaggATACTGATTCTCACAAATTTGTGAGAAAATTGTGAGTAATCTGAATTATCAGGAAAAGAAGTTTAAGCCGAGTTCAGTTTTCCTTATCCAGTGGATATTAgaaatcagagattactcaatCATCTATTGGTTTATcatcattttatcttttcttctcttcatgTCTCTGGTCTATTCATATGCCTTTATTATGGAGGCAGATACCATTATCTGTGAAAACTGTAAATTTAGTAAAACGGTAGTTGCAAGTAGCCAGTTATAAGTAGCTTTTGAAATTGAACCAAATTGTCATAGAGAAATTGTAAACAAGGAGCTTATGTCAAAGTCTTAATGACAGTATTGCCTTCCTCTTTTATTACAGGAACCTTCTCAGTCCATGCACAATGTGATTGGCACTAGCATGGCTTCAGAAAGTAACGCAACTGAAAAGACATCAGAGGAAAATGGATCCAGCCAGTCTGGCAAAGCTGAGATAACAGAAGAACAGAGAGCCCGTATGGAAGCAAATAGGTTGAAGGCACTAGAAAGGCGAGCTGAGATAACAGAAGAGCAAAGAGCTCGTATGGAAGCAAATAGGTTGAAGGCACTAGAAAGGCGTGCTGCCTTATCACAGGCCTCCCAACTTTGATCTGAATTGTAAATGAAAGCATTACTTGTCGTTGTCTCACTACTGGTTTAGTTGATCCTTTATGGTTTGGTGACTGTTAAATGAGGTGTTTGTGATCATGATTTGTCGTAACAGTTATTAGCTCCATGTTTAAGTTTCAAGCGGCgggcttatttattttgtttgggGGCACTTTATCCCTATTTATAGAGCATGACAATGATAGTGTCAATCATATCGAAAATAAGCTCAGAATTTACTTACATATAGAATGTAAACAAtggttgcaacttgcaaggACTAGaactattttaattagttttataatatttttatttccattaagaatcttttatttatgttaagatttataatcaataattataaaaatcacttCTTGTAAACTCCATAGTAAATAAGTTTACAaagaacttattttatttttcaacatcATATTTATAAAGGGAGGAATATGGACGTGGGCATGCGTGAGCTGAGTTTTTGTCCCATATTGAGTTGAGGTGAGGCATGAAGGCAACACCTTGTAATGCCGCACCAAGGTATCGATTTGAGATCAGGAATTGTTATGCTTTGTCAAAAGGGATTCACTGTGTCGATGAAAATATATTAGTTTTGGAAAATGAGGTTGGTGTTTAACTGTATACAAAATTGGACCTAAAGACAACCTTGTAGGATGAACAGTGACATCGCATAATGCTTTGCGTGACAACAATATTGAATATCTCATAAATTTCTAGAAAACACAAGCATGTATTTTGTTGCATCATGGACCCAAGTCCATCATCTCCTGCTTTAACGAGACTTCAGGCAGTTCATCATGTGGCTccagcgtctcaatatattgaTTAGGAAATCACGTAAATGTTCTAATAGGCTTGAACAAAGTTGCCTCCAAATCTCCTCCCTCCTATAAATCTACAAAGAACTTGTTCGAACACCCTACAGCATGCCCATTATTTCTCTTGTTCCCTGCAATGCAAAGTTGTCCACACAAATTGAAGCACAACATATACAAAGACTTCCAATATCCATACCATGTTTTTAGTCATGGGCAATCTATACGCAAATCATCTCTTACCATCAAGATCCATCTCATCATCGTCACTATCAATCACTCCActtgaatttgtttttgtttcttgaacCTTGC encodes:
- the LOC100808422 gene encoding TIMELESS-interacting protein codes for the protein MVQCESDCREKMEGTGAGTATGCYKCGKPGHWSRDCPFSAPNPNPNSNTATTPNPNTPNPSSSSFKSRSATEKPKKLPRTKPKLTPELLLSDDGLGYVLRYFPREFKYRGRGHEVRDLGNLLRLYTEWHSRLLPYYSFNQFVHKVEKVAATRRVKTCLRELRERVASGGDPTKLREPPVVHDIPSDEHGFSVSAEDGGATHQEADLFAEFENVNDIQEDMLNDIYDKATEEPSQSMHNVIGTSMASESNATEKTSEENGSSQSGKAEITEEQRARMEANRLKALERRAEITEEQRARMEANRLKALERRAALSQASQL